One region of Pseudomonadota bacterium genomic DNA includes:
- a CDS encoding alkaline phosphatase family protein, translated as MLKKLFQKKNKKVAVLGLDGVPYTLLVTMMNNGHMPHLEKIINQGTLTSMTASIPEVSSTSWSCFMTAVNPGKHGIYGFMEIDPDSYSFKFPNTNDLASKTLWEIAGGNGLKSIVINIPSTYPAKPLNGELVAGFVALDLKKACYPESMFTHLSGMGYRLDVDAGKAASSMDAFIEDLTLTFKKRKEAILHYLRKKDWDLFVGAITETDRLHHYLWEAWENCDHPRHAFFIDFYTELDTFIGDFHNLLDKQTPFIMLSDHGFTTIRQEVYLNRFLQEKGYLSFTSDSPRSFQDMAPQSTAFVLDPSRVYIHTKKRYSRGCVETSDYKQLCDCLKKDLLEFQIDGKQVIKEIFDARDLYIGRETHRAPDLVLLPHEGFDLKGKITERNLYGRGLLTGGHTRENAMLYINRQIPSGNPNITDVGATILDLLGILTADLDGKSLV; from the coding sequence ATGCTGAAAAAATTATTCCAAAAGAAAAATAAAAAGGTTGCGGTGCTTGGCCTTGACGGCGTGCCATACACCTTGCTGGTTACGATGATGAATAATGGTCACATGCCGCATCTTGAGAAAATCATCAATCAAGGGACCCTCACCAGCATGACCGCCTCCATCCCCGAAGTGTCCTCCACTTCCTGGAGTTGTTTCATGACCGCCGTGAATCCGGGAAAACATGGCATTTACGGCTTTATGGAAATTGACCCCGACTCATACTCCTTCAAGTTTCCTAATACGAATGATCTGGCGAGCAAGACCCTTTGGGAGATTGCCGGGGGGAATGGCCTGAAAAGTATTGTTATAAATATTCCATCCACCTACCCTGCAAAACCTCTAAACGGTGAACTCGTTGCCGGCTTTGTGGCGCTTGACTTAAAGAAGGCATGCTATCCCGAATCAATGTTTACGCATTTATCTGGCATGGGATACCGTCTCGATGTTGATGCTGGCAAAGCCGCGTCATCAATGGATGCATTTATCGAGGATTTAACACTCACATTTAAGAAACGAAAAGAAGCCATCCTTCATTATCTCAGAAAAAAAGACTGGGACCTGTTTGTAGGTGCCATAACCGAGACAGACAGACTGCATCATTACCTTTGGGAAGCTTGGGAAAACTGTGATCATCCGCGTCATGCTTTCTTTATAGATTTTTATACAGAACTGGATACATTCATCGGGGATTTCCATAACCTACTTGATAAGCAGACCCCTTTTATCATGCTATCCGACCATGGCTTTACAACAATCAGACAAGAGGTGTATCTGAACCGTTTTCTTCAGGAAAAAGGCTATCTGAGCTTCACTTCTGATTCGCCCAGGTCTTTTCAAGATATGGCGCCACAAAGCACCGCATTTGTACTTGATCCTTCCCGGGTTTATATCCACACGAAAAAACGCTATAGCCGGGGATGTGTTGAAACCAGTGATTATAAACAACTATGCGATTGCCTAAAAAAAGATCTGCTGGAATTTCAGATTGACGGGAAACAGGTAATCAAGGAAATCTTCGATGCACGCGATCTGTACATCGGCAGGGAAACCCATCGCGCCCCTGATCTGGTGCTTCTGCCCCATGAAGGATTTGACCTCAAAGGCAAGATAACCGAGAGAAATTTATACGGCAGAGGACTGCTCACCGGCGGCCATACCCGCGAAAACGCCATGCTCTATATCAATCGGCAAATACCATCAGGCAATCCTAATATTACCGATGTCGGAGCAACCATCCTTGATCTCCTGGGAATCCTCACAGCGGATCTTGATGGAAAAAGTCTGGTATAA
- a CDS encoding glycosyltransferase family 4 protein, whose amino-acid sequence MNIFILSSAIEMYSFQLANGLAEKDNVMIGMRKSEGLKLFSQFQPFISASKVTSYLTPHYAFPDPRCFWEGLKLYREIIHHDSHVLHFHSGNLFAEYLIALFLAHRKKIPIITTFHDTSNHSGEQRKLRHKYISSNLIMHVTDHAIVHGKVLADDGVNFGFDRSLITVVPHGNYDIYHHTANPAEESQPVPGRVLLFGRMIRYKGLEILIKAAPVIASRVPNLKIVLAGTGPELNRLLPEVENNPLFEVHNRFIDSGEVKTFFSRASVIVLPYHDATQSGPLHLAYTFGRPVVASKVGAIPEALTDGIEGILVPPDNPEALAQGLTRILLDPQTAMDMGLNGREKASTRLNWAGPIAEQTRKAYAKAVDHHENRKKYLRPSLLKMLLKKYTSNN is encoded by the coding sequence ATGAATATTTTTATTTTATCATCTGCAATCGAAATGTACTCTTTTCAGCTCGCCAACGGCCTTGCGGAAAAAGACAACGTGATGATTGGCATGCGAAAATCCGAGGGTCTGAAACTTTTTTCTCAGTTTCAACCTTTTATTTCCGCTTCCAAGGTGACGAGTTACCTGACCCCTCATTATGCTTTTCCTGATCCCCGTTGTTTCTGGGAAGGACTGAAATTGTACAGGGAAATAATACATCATGACTCGCATGTGCTGCATTTCCATTCTGGCAATCTTTTTGCGGAATATCTTATCGCCCTCTTCCTGGCCCACAGAAAAAAAATCCCTATTATTACCACCTTTCATGACACATCTAACCATTCCGGGGAACAGCGGAAACTGCGGCATAAATACATCAGCTCAAACCTCATAATGCATGTAACGGATCATGCAATTGTGCATGGTAAAGTTCTTGCTGATGACGGTGTAAATTTCGGCTTTGACAGGAGCTTGATTACTGTGGTCCCCCACGGCAATTATGATATCTATCATCACACGGCCAACCCCGCAGAAGAGTCGCAACCCGTACCGGGCAGGGTCCTGCTTTTCGGAAGAATGATTCGGTATAAAGGCCTTGAGATTTTAATCAAGGCGGCTCCCGTCATCGCCTCAAGGGTTCCCAATTTAAAAATTGTTCTGGCCGGGACTGGCCCTGAGCTCAATCGCCTGCTGCCGGAGGTGGAAAATAATCCCTTATTTGAGGTGCACAACAGGTTTATCGATTCGGGAGAAGTAAAAACTTTTTTCAGCCGTGCAAGTGTAATTGTCCTGCCGTACCATGATGCCACCCAATCCGGTCCGCTCCACCTCGCATACACATTCGGGCGACCGGTGGTCGCAAGCAAGGTCGGCGCCATCCCCGAAGCCCTGACCGATGGGATTGAAGGCATTCTCGTCCCGCCTGATAACCCTGAAGCCCTGGCCCAGGGACTCACCAGAATCCTCCTTGATCCTCAAACGGCTATGGATATGGGGCTGAATGGAAGGGAAAAGGCATCCACCCGCTTAAACTGGGCCGGCCCAATTGCCGAGCAGACAAGAAAGGCTTACGCCAAGGCTGTCGATCACCATGAAAACCGAAAAAAATACCTTCGCCCAAGCTTATTAAAAATGTTACTAAAGAAGTACACCTCTAATAATTAA
- a CDS encoding 4Fe-4S binding protein, producing the protein MGHLVGKTLYKRLSVNIDNMGFPIAGNQAFFAVLRHLYSETEASIVIQLPYRLSSLQQIEKLTKISCPKLEHYLEKLCFKGLVIDIWVEDQYLYMPSPYAVGIFEFTFMKTGPDADIRTIAKLFHEYHLSFTKGDRSSENRKRTKKPLPSIGIMRTIPYEEHIARDAYVEVLDYEKASAIVEQSGDKMAISHCSCRHQKYHAGTKECDHPLQTCSSFGWMADFVIRRGLGTPVTKTQMLENIARSKELKLVLNADNVKQNITFICHCCKCCCHTLKNMRLCGYPNIVVTSTLISKVDEKKCIGCGLCAEACPVDAIKMVPTGDKKKKKKPVLDQEMCLGCGICAQTCKTDAVLLDKREQRVIHPENTYERILLQSLRNGKLQHQLFPNPQQITHKAMRGILGAFLRLDPVKRGLMSDILRSRFLSAIKTTTTIFGASRSWPE; encoded by the coding sequence ATGGGACATCTTGTCGGCAAGACTTTATATAAAAGACTCTCAGTCAACATTGACAATATGGGTTTTCCCATCGCCGGGAACCAGGCATTTTTTGCTGTTCTCCGTCACCTGTATTCTGAAACCGAGGCGAGCATTGTTATTCAATTGCCTTACCGGCTGTCCTCATTACAACAGATCGAAAAGCTTACTAAAATCAGTTGCCCAAAGCTCGAACATTACCTTGAAAAATTATGCTTTAAAGGCCTGGTGATAGACATCTGGGTTGAAGACCAATATCTTTATATGCCTTCACCTTATGCTGTGGGTATTTTTGAATTCACCTTCATGAAAACCGGGCCCGATGCTGATATCCGGACAATTGCCAAACTTTTCCATGAATATCATTTGTCTTTCACGAAAGGCGACAGGTCATCAGAAAACCGTAAAAGGACAAAAAAGCCCCTGCCTTCAATAGGGATTATGCGGACAATTCCCTATGAGGAACATATTGCCCGTGATGCCTATGTGGAAGTACTTGACTACGAAAAGGCAAGCGCTATCGTCGAGCAATCAGGGGATAAAATGGCGATCAGCCATTGCTCTTGCCGTCACCAGAAGTATCATGCCGGAACCAAGGAATGCGACCATCCGCTTCAGACATGCTCCAGCTTCGGCTGGATGGCGGACTTTGTAATCCGCAGAGGTCTCGGCACACCAGTCACTAAAACACAGATGCTGGAGAATATCGCCCGTTCAAAGGAATTAAAGCTTGTCCTGAACGCGGATAATGTAAAGCAAAATATTACTTTCATCTGCCATTGCTGCAAATGCTGCTGCCATACTTTAAAAAACATGCGGCTTTGCGGTTATCCTAATATTGTGGTCACCTCAACGCTTATTTCAAAAGTCGATGAAAAAAAATGCATCGGCTGCGGCCTGTGTGCTGAAGCCTGCCCGGTTGATGCGATTAAGATGGTTCCCACCGGTGATAAAAAGAAAAAAAAGAAGCCCGTGCTTGATCAAGAAATGTGCCTGGGATGCGGTATTTGCGCCCAGACCTGCAAGACGGACGCGGTCCTGCTGGATAAACGAGAGCAGCGGGTGATTCATCCTGAAAACACCTACGAACGGATACTGCTCCAGTCCTTGCGGAACGGCAAACTGCAGCACCAGCTCTTTCCAAATCCCCAACAGATCACTCATAAAGCAATGCGAGGCATACTTGGTGCTTTCCTGCGGCTCGACCCCGTTAAACGCGGACTCATGAGCGACATTCTGCGCTCAAGATTTCTAAGCGCCATAAAAACAACCACAACAATTTTTGGTGCTTCCCGCAGTTGGCCTGAGTAA
- a CDS encoding sulfotransferase — MKTEDAPIYIVSGLPRSGTSMMMKILEAGGLQTMVDNIRTPDENNPRGYYELEAVKTIKKDHSWLAEARGKAIKIISKLLQALPTGYSYKIIFMKRRLEEIISSQETMLQREGKSAAVDGKKLAALYHNHLEEIEEWLSRQKNIEVLYVTYHEVIADPKTNLQLLNNFLDNCLIIEKMVRVVDNSLYRQRTDPGRVSDHQENTKISGNTVEENATAESNKKIEDQLKALGYM; from the coding sequence ATGAAAACTGAAGATGCACCAATTTACATTGTTTCAGGACTGCCCCGTTCCGGAACATCGATGATGATGAAGATACTGGAAGCGGGCGGACTGCAGACCATGGTGGACAATATCCGCACCCCGGACGAAAATAACCCCAGAGGCTATTATGAACTGGAGGCGGTGAAAACCATAAAAAAAGACCATTCCTGGCTCGCAGAGGCCAGAGGCAAGGCGATAAAAATCATCTCAAAACTACTCCAGGCACTGCCTACCGGATATTCCTATAAAATTATCTTCATGAAACGGCGGCTCGAAGAAATAATTTCATCCCAGGAAACCATGCTCCAAAGAGAAGGAAAATCAGCGGCTGTTGACGGCAAAAAACTTGCGGCCCTGTACCATAACCATCTGGAGGAAATTGAAGAATGGCTTTCCCGGCAAAAAAATATCGAAGTATTGTATGTCACTTACCACGAAGTCATTGCCGACCCCAAAACCAACCTGCAATTGTTGAATAACTTTTTGGATAATTGTCTGATTATCGAGAAGATGGTTCGTGTAGTTGATAACAGCCTCTATCGGCAACGAACTGATCCTGGCCGGGTTTCAGATCATCAGGAAAACACAAAAATTTCCGGGAATACCGTAGAAGAAAACGCCACTGCCGAATCCAACAAAAAAATAGAAGATCAGCTCAAGGCTCTGGGATATATGTAA
- a CDS encoding NAD(P)-binding protein, translating to MDKSIIIIGAGIAGLSAGCYARMNGYRTRIFELHDKPGGLCTAWKRNGYTFDGCVHWLVGTRPQTRYNLMWQELGAVQGREIIQHQEFMRVEARGGKCFTCYSDLDKLEGHMKDLSPADDEIITEFCNAARALVPLGEPMDEGLSGAAYGIKVGLMMLPLMPIFEKYSRITVQEFAGRFKDPFLRYAFPITFDQPDFSMLAMLMTLAWMHCGDAGYPVGGSLPFARSIEKRYLDLGGEVHYKKRVLEIIVEDDTAVGVCLADGTEHRADRLISAGDGHNTIFSLLHGRYTNETIRKYYNTLPIFASQIQVSLGVSGDFSDQPHKAVIQPSEVIEVAGEILDRISIRHYGYDPTMAPNGKSVL from the coding sequence ATGGACAAATCAATTATCATAATCGGCGCTGGCATCGCCGGCCTATCCGCAGGATGTTATGCACGGATGAATGGTTACCGTACCCGGATTTTTGAACTGCATGATAAACCCGGCGGCTTGTGCACCGCGTGGAAGCGCAATGGGTACACCTTTGACGGCTGTGTTCACTGGTTGGTGGGAACCAGACCCCAAACGCGTTATAACCTTATGTGGCAGGAACTTGGAGCAGTCCAGGGAAGGGAAATAATTCAACATCAGGAGTTCATGAGGGTCGAAGCAAGGGGCGGCAAATGTTTTACCTGTTATAGTGACCTTGATAAGCTTGAAGGGCATATGAAGGACTTGTCGCCTGCTGATGATGAAATTATCACGGAATTCTGCAATGCGGCACGGGCGCTGGTACCGCTGGGTGAACCCATGGATGAGGGTTTGAGCGGCGCTGCATACGGAATAAAGGTCGGACTCATGATGCTGCCGCTGATGCCGATTTTTGAAAAATACAGTCGTATAACGGTTCAGGAATTTGCAGGGCGGTTTAAAGATCCATTCTTGCGATACGCTTTTCCAATCACCTTTGACCAGCCGGATTTTTCCATGCTTGCCATGCTGATGACTCTGGCCTGGATGCATTGCGGTGATGCTGGTTATCCGGTGGGTGGCTCGCTCCCCTTTGCGCGCAGTATTGAAAAGCGTTATCTGGATCTGGGTGGAGAAGTTCATTATAAAAAAAGAGTTCTCGAAATAATCGTCGAAGATGACACCGCGGTAGGGGTCTGTCTTGCTGATGGAACCGAGCATCGGGCTGACCGGCTAATTTCTGCCGGTGACGGCCATAATACGATTTTTTCATTGCTGCACGGTAGATATACCAATGAAACCATCAGGAAATATTATAATACGCTGCCGATATTTGCATCACAGATCCAGGTTTCGCTGGGGGTTTCAGGGGATTTCTCGGACCAGCCGCATAAGGCGGTAATTCAACCCTCCGAGGTGATTGAAGTTGCAGGAGAAATCCTTGATCGGATCAGTATCAGGCATTACGGTTATGACCCGACCATGGCGCCCAATGGCAAATCAGTGCT
- a CDS encoding GNAT family N-acetyltransferase, translated as MSKLTVETIRDIAGLEKLKTCWDELLATSEADPVFGSYEWTRIWWQSHSADNVDPFLLVFTLNKTVKGIIGLYHTRAQQGPFTVHTIKSLGVPAADYYNFIIADEFKVEIINQFVENQITQGDFDAIALRHIKSSSGNLAELVRISKKNGLIAVIEQTEPCPYIRLEKTFEDYRQKQLNSRSRNMYSRKYKKLLALGEIRFEMVTDKAAIIKVLPEMAALEDKSWKGPRQVGIFASPEKRDFYFKVTEALAEKEQVALHLLWHNARLLCYYFCFLLDDRLYFYNTAFDPEYSRFSPGSLSFLDLIKCCHERRIIIIDMLRGGHDYKSGWAAQCTENINLHLFPPTIKGRILALLFELRLNLRKLKRKFIGKKHEN; from the coding sequence ATGTCCAAACTCACTGTCGAAACAATCCGGGATATTGCTGGTCTCGAAAAGCTGAAAACCTGCTGGGATGAATTGCTTGCAACAAGCGAAGCTGACCCTGTTTTCGGAAGTTACGAATGGACCCGGATCTGGTGGCAATCCCATTCGGCAGATAATGTCGATCCTTTTCTGCTGGTTTTCACGCTTAACAAAACGGTAAAAGGGATTATCGGTCTTTACCATACCCGCGCACAACAGGGGCCGTTCACCGTCCACACCATAAAATCACTCGGGGTGCCTGCAGCTGATTATTATAATTTTATTATTGCGGATGAATTTAAAGTCGAAATAATCAATCAATTTGTGGAAAACCAGATAACACAAGGTGATTTCGACGCCATTGCTTTGCGACATATCAAATCATCCTCCGGCAATCTGGCGGAGCTCGTCAGGATTTCCAAAAAGAACGGGTTGATCGCGGTTATTGAACAAACCGAGCCCTGCCCGTATATCCGTCTTGAAAAAACCTTTGAAGATTACCGGCAAAAACAGCTGAACTCCCGCAGCCGTAATATGTACAGCCGGAAATATAAAAAACTCCTGGCCTTGGGGGAAATCCGCTTTGAAATGGTTACGGACAAGGCCGCAATCATCAAGGTTCTCCCAGAAATGGCGGCGCTTGAAGATAAATCCTGGAAAGGGCCCCGGCAAGTGGGCATATTCGCCTCTCCCGAAAAAAGAGACTTCTATTTCAAAGTCACCGAAGCCCTTGCAGAAAAAGAACAGGTCGCCCTTCACTTGCTCTGGCATAATGCCAGGCTTTTATGTTATTATTTCTGTTTTCTGCTTGATGACAGACTTTATTTTTACAATACTGCCTTTGACCCCGAATACAGCCGTTTCTCTCCGGGATCGTTGAGCTTTCTCGATTTGATTAAATGCTGCCACGAGCGGCGAATTATAATTATCGACATGCTCCGCGGCGGTCATGATTATAAATCAGGCTGGGCCGCGCAATGCACCGAAAACATCAATCTGCACCTTTTTCCCCCTACGATCAAAGGGCGGATACTGGCTCTGCTTTTCGAGCTACGGCTTAATTTGCGGAAGTTGAAACGAAAATTTATAGGCAAGAAACATGAAAACTGA
- a CDS encoding flippase, producing MNSEDTPHTKSNTRNQETSFSILKSAGIGGIGSIIFGVVNFLNNVLLTRYLGAESYGVFVLSTTIISYLILICLLGMETSMLKLIAEYRATQDTPKLKGSLWAGMGTPFAFSIFVVLILYFSADFFCGSLLHKPEISPVYKLLLLSVPFSVLVRVLLGALQGAKAIKFRVIIERIATPLLRALIIVAVIIVDRGVTALATGYVIVAIAGSALSIYYLTLAIPEFFAKDKMIIESRKIKNLAATIYFTRICQQVLTKLDIVIIGYFLPAAMVGIYSAASRIPPLIAVPMVLVNLGFAPIISAMHARSEIEELNLQLKITTKWIITASLPLLFLLVYFAPDILRIFGKDFAAGATIMTIICFGFFADSATGSSGYMLMMTNHAKFNLLNSIITGILSVLLNLVLIPRFELIGAAVANTVSILVLQILRLIQLFYLLKIHPYSLDTLKPIFSLIMAVAIALLVNFIWSPENVLFSSIATTVLFLGCYVQGLRILKFSPEDEIILNRIKEKISGLVNKIFGSKKTLE from the coding sequence TTGAACAGCGAAGATACACCTCACACAAAAAGTAATACAAGGAATCAGGAAACCTCTTTTTCGATTCTCAAAAGCGCCGGCATCGGCGGCATCGGAAGCATTATCTTCGGCGTTGTCAACTTCCTCAACAATGTCCTGCTCACCCGGTATCTTGGGGCGGAATCCTACGGTGTCTTTGTCTTAAGCACTACCATCATCTCCTATCTGATTCTCATATGCCTGCTCGGCATGGAAACATCCATGCTGAAGCTCATTGCCGAATACCGGGCAACTCAAGACACACCAAAGCTAAAAGGTTCTTTATGGGCCGGGATGGGCACTCCCTTTGCTTTCAGCATATTCGTAGTTCTCATTCTTTATTTTTCAGCTGATTTTTTCTGCGGCTCCCTGCTCCATAAACCGGAAATTTCTCCGGTATACAAACTTCTGCTCCTCTCGGTTCCTTTTTCAGTACTGGTCCGCGTTCTCCTCGGGGCGCTGCAGGGGGCCAAGGCCATCAAATTCAGGGTAATAATTGAACGGATTGCCACCCCTCTGCTTCGCGCATTGATTATCGTTGCAGTAATCATAGTCGACCGCGGGGTAACCGCCCTGGCAACAGGTTATGTCATTGTTGCAATTGCAGGTTCGGCTCTGAGCATTTATTATCTGACCCTGGCGATTCCAGAATTTTTTGCCAAAGACAAAATGATAATTGAAAGCCGAAAGATTAAAAACCTCGCAGCAACAATTTATTTCACAAGAATCTGCCAACAGGTGCTGACTAAGCTCGACATAGTAATCATCGGTTATTTTCTTCCCGCCGCAATGGTGGGCATCTACAGCGCCGCCTCCCGGATTCCACCGTTGATAGCCGTGCCGATGGTTCTCGTCAACCTTGGATTCGCGCCGATAATCTCGGCCATGCATGCCCGATCCGAAATTGAAGAGTTAAACCTGCAACTGAAAATAACCACTAAGTGGATTATAACCGCAAGCCTGCCGCTGCTGTTTCTGCTTGTTTATTTTGCACCTGACATCCTCAGAATCTTTGGAAAGGATTTTGCCGCTGGCGCAACGATTATGACAATCATCTGTTTCGGTTTTTTTGCCGATTCGGCAACCGGATCATCCGGATATATGCTGATGATGACCAATCATGCGAAATTCAATCTTCTTAATTCCATTATCACCGGCATCCTCAGTGTCCTCTTGAATCTGGTTTTGATACCCAGGTTTGAATTGATCGGTGCAGCAGTTGCAAATACAGTTTCTATCTTGGTACTTCAGATCCTTCGATTGATACAATTATTCTATTTATTGAAAATTCATCCATATTCTCTTGATACTCTCAAGCCGATTTTCAGCTTAATAATGGCCGTTGCCATCGCCCTTTTGGTCAACTTCATCTGGTCTCCGGAAAATGTTCTCTTTTCGTCTATTGCAACCACCGTGCTTTTCCTGGGATGCTATGTTCAAGGACTACGCATCCTGAAATTTTCCCCTGAAGATGAAATAATATTGAACCGCATAAAAGAAAAAATTTCAGGGCTTGTGAACAAAATTTTCGGATCTAAAAAAACATTGGAGTGA
- a CDS encoding sulfotransferase: MPLPNFFIIGAPRSGTTYMHNCLKQHPQIFFPIIKEPSFFSYDKNNPKIVELYSKLDAAYGHKLIRSMDEYANLFIDVKDKSSIGESSTNYLYFPNTAQNIYKHVPTAKIIVSLRNPVDALYSICTWAYMYKFIYTPFFNLSIKEQLNTINEFDRFYFNPYFYYKYLSEYLSVFDRSRIKIVIFEEWIKEPEKCIPEIFNFLELDTKSKVEYNVEEFKSDIIRSLFIKKIIRRFFLEISNIINPFSAKFAYSLKNRIKATFHTKPPPISPESRNELLKLYHDDIMKLQDLLDRDLSLWLK; the protein is encoded by the coding sequence ATGCCGCTCCCTAATTTTTTTATTATTGGCGCGCCAAGATCCGGCACGACCTATATGCATAATTGTTTAAAGCAGCATCCTCAAATATTTTTCCCGATAATAAAAGAACCCAGTTTTTTTTCTTATGACAAAAACAACCCGAAAATTGTTGAATTATACTCAAAGCTAGATGCTGCTTATGGGCACAAACTTATCAGATCAATGGATGAATATGCCAATCTGTTCATTGATGTAAAAGACAAATCCTCGATCGGCGAATCATCAACAAATTACTTATATTTCCCAAATACTGCTCAAAATATATACAAACATGTACCAACGGCAAAAATCATTGTTTCGCTAAGAAATCCTGTTGATGCTTTATATTCAATATGCACATGGGCATATATGTATAAATTCATTTATACACCTTTTTTTAATCTCTCAATAAAAGAACAACTCAATACAATTAACGAATTCGATAGATTCTATTTCAATCCTTATTTTTATTATAAATATTTATCTGAATATCTTTCTGTATTTGACAGAAGCAGAATAAAAATTGTTATTTTTGAAGAATGGATTAAAGAGCCTGAAAAATGCATTCCGGAAATTTTCAATTTTCTAGAATTAGATACAAAGTCTAAAGTAGAATATAATGTTGAAGAATTTAAGAGTGATATTATCAGGTCTCTTTTTATTAAAAAAATTATCAGAAGATTTTTTTTAGAAATATCAAATATCATTAATCCGTTTTCTGCCAAATTTGCATATTCATTAAAAAACAGAATAAAAGCCACGTTCCACACAAAACCTCCTCCAATCTCACCGGAGTCGAGAAATGAATTATTAAAACTTTATCATGATGATATCATGAAACTCCAAGACCTCCTCGACCGGGACCTTTCTTTATGGCTCAAGTAA
- a CDS encoding alkaline phosphatase family protein, whose product MQSTNATDRKILVIGIDGGTFDVIMPMIEAGLLPNLGKLVRNGIRSELLSTIPPVTSPAWSSFITGTNPGRHGVFGFFDRDLANYELNSVNTLMNLTNMKGIPFWRAFNRYGKKVGLINIPLTYPPDKVDGFMISGMLVPENAKDYFHPAEIRSDLDGYQVDLQGLRDNNNWNARNLVMADRDGYIRKVFKMTESRAHHALKFMKNKEWDFFMVVFTGSDRICHHFWTDNETGEAPSPLVKKYYRFLDEKIGSLIEGSGEKTVKIMMSDHGFGKAPEKSINAFALMKNLGYPAVGLNEKFRFLANKITQKMGLPRNKVELDESYWRKSKVFPVPIYGNFLGISINTIGEKKWGIVQPGHEYESIIKEIIAQLETMKDPETGKNIATSIFRREDLYSGPHLTQSPDLTIQFSYDYQIVFRPLKKRIIERIKPARTGDHRREGIFIAHGPNIPQALLSRPIELADVTATLFALLDIPCPASYEGRVIHEVMSNDFKEFARSNEFDNLSLEVDARQGGTDEDFEKSKELLKNLGYM is encoded by the coding sequence ATGCAATCGACAAACGCAACAGACAGGAAGATTCTGGTTATCGGCATTGATGGCGGCACATTTGATGTCATCATGCCGATGATCGAGGCCGGGCTTCTGCCGAACCTTGGAAAACTCGTGCGAAACGGTATTCGCAGCGAACTTCTTTCAACGATTCCACCGGTTACCTCCCCGGCCTGGTCCTCTTTCATCACCGGCACCAATCCCGGCCGCCACGGGGTCTTCGGTTTTTTTGATCGAGATCTTGCCAATTATGAACTCAACAGCGTCAACACCCTGATGAATCTCACAAACATGAAAGGCATTCCTTTCTGGCGGGCATTCAACAGATACGGCAAAAAGGTCGGCCTGATAAATATCCCCTTGACCTATCCCCCCGACAAAGTTGATGGATTCATGATTTCCGGAATGCTTGTGCCCGAAAACGCCAAAGATTATTTCCATCCCGCCGAAATCCGCTCAGACCTCGACGGCTACCAGGTGGATCTTCAAGGTTTGCGGGACAACAACAACTGGAATGCCCGCAACCTTGTAATGGCCGACCGGGATGGATACATCCGGAAGGTTTTTAAAATGACCGAAAGCCGTGCACATCATGCGCTTAAATTCATGAAAAATAAAGAATGGGATTTTTTTATGGTTGTGTTCACCGGTTCTGACAGAATCTGTCATCATTTCTGGACAGATAATGAGACCGGCGAAGCCCCCTCCCCGTTAGTCAAAAAATACTACCGATTCCTTGATGAAAAGATCGGTTCGCTCATCGAAGGGTCCGGGGAAAAAACCGTCAAGATTATGATGTCGGACCATGGATTCGGCAAAGCCCCTGAGAAATCCATCAATGCCTTTGCCTTAATGAAAAATCTTGGATATCCGGCGGTAGGCCTTAATGAGAAATTCCGTTTCCTGGCCAATAAGATTACGCAGAAAATGGGCCTCCCCAGAAACAAGGTCGAGCTTGATGAAAGCTACTGGCGTAAATCCAAGGTCTTTCCGGTGCCGATTTATGGAAACTTCTTGGGCATAAGCATAAATACCATTGGCGAAAAAAAATGGGGAATTGTTCAACCGGGGCATGAATATGAATCGATCATCAAGGAAATCATCGCGCAACTTGAAACCATGAAAGATCCTGAAACCGGCAAGAACATTGCAACCAGCATCTTCCGCAGGGAGGACCTGTATTCAGGGCCGCATCTCACCCAGTCGCCGGATTTGACAATTCAGTTTTCCTATGATTATCAGATAGTATTCAGACCGCTCAAGAAACGAATAATTGAACGGATCAAGCCGGCAAGGACAGGTGATCACCGGCGCGAAGGAATTTTTATTGCCCACGGCCCGAATATTCCCCAAGCTCTGCTGAGCAGACCCATTGAACTTGCGGATGTGACCGCCACCCTTTTTGCCCTGCTTGACATTCCTTGTCCCGCCAGCTATGAGGGCCGGGTTATTCATGAAGTCATGAGCAATGATTTCAAGGAATTTGCCAGGAGCAACGAATTCGACAACTTAAGCCTTGAGGTGGATGCCCGACAGGGGGGGACTGACGAAGATTTTGAAAAATCCAAAGAACTCTTGAAAAATCTGGGTTACATGTAA